The Lycium barbarum isolate Lr01 chromosome 9, ASM1917538v2, whole genome shotgun sequence genome has a segment encoding these proteins:
- the LOC132609047 gene encoding transcription factor bHLH51-like isoform X1: protein MDNSSYWPQTEVVTHSTLSWAHNFQEDSPFLLPSNSCDVTSFKSCYFPTWSQQFTEASASRSHSEAEKRRRDRINAQLSTLRKLIPTSEKMDKAALLRSVVEHVKDLKGRAKEISNGLNTPSDIDEVIIEEQDESSTNKDSIFLKVSLCCDDRPELFSELNRGLKNLKLTTMEANITSLGGRIRCIFVVQSINGVCINSLKQSLRVVLSRIATSPSTSNFRIKSKRQSSTRCGFNSYNASTQVSVSLDWLDLLWSSVLCAYASIRTHSMES, encoded by the exons ATGGATAATTCCTCTTACTGGCCTCAGACTGAAGTTGTTACTCATAGTACTCTTTCATGGGCTCATAATTTCCAAGAAGATTCACCCTTTTTACTTCCTAGTAATTCATGTGATGTTACCTCATTCAAATCTTGTTATTTCCCTACATGGTCTCAACAGTTTACTGAAGCAAGTGCTTCTAGGAGTCATAGTGAAGCTGAGAAAAGGCGCAGGGATAGAATAAATGCTCAGCTTTCTACTCTTAGAAAACTCATTCCCACCTCTGAAAAG ATGGATAAGGCAGCTCTACTGAGAAGTGTGGTTGAGCATGTTAAAGATCTAAAAGGAAGAGCAAAAGAAATCAGCAATGGATTGAACACTCCTAGTGACATTGATGAAGTAATAATTGAGGAACAAGATGAAAGTTCTACAAACAAGGATAGCATATTTCTCAAGGTTTCTCTTTGTTGTGATGATCGACCTGAATTATTCTCAGAGCTAAACAGAGGGCTCAAGAACCTGAAACTAACAACTATGGAGGCTAATATAACTAGTTTGGGTGGAAGAATTAGGTGCATTTTCGTGGTTCAATCTATTAATGGTGTTTGCATTAATTCCCTCAAACAATCTCTTAGAGTGGTGCTTTCTAGGATTGCTACTTCCCCTTCTACTTCCAATTTTCGAATCAAAAGCAAGAGGCAGAG CTCAACGAGGTGTGGGTTCAATTCCTACAATGCCTCAACCCAAGTGTCGGTTTCATTGGATTGGCTAGACTTGCTCTGGTCTAGTGTGCTATGTGCATATGCTTCCATTCGGACTCACTCAATGGAAAGCTAA
- the LOC132609047 gene encoding transcription factor bHLH51-like isoform X2 — translation MDNSSYWPQTEVVTHSTLSWAHNFQEDSPFLLPSNSCDVTSFKSCYFPTWSQQFTEASASRSHSEAEKRRRDRINAQLSTLRKLIPTSEKMDKAALLRSVVEHVKDLKGRAKEISNGLNTPSDIDEVIIEEQDESSTNKDSIFLKVSLCCDDRPELFSELNRGLKNLKLTTMEANITSLGGRIRCIFVVQSINGVCINSLKQSLRVVLSRIATSPSTSNFRIKSKRQRFFLPPNYSLS, via the exons ATGGATAATTCCTCTTACTGGCCTCAGACTGAAGTTGTTACTCATAGTACTCTTTCATGGGCTCATAATTTCCAAGAAGATTCACCCTTTTTACTTCCTAGTAATTCATGTGATGTTACCTCATTCAAATCTTGTTATTTCCCTACATGGTCTCAACAGTTTACTGAAGCAAGTGCTTCTAGGAGTCATAGTGAAGCTGAGAAAAGGCGCAGGGATAGAATAAATGCTCAGCTTTCTACTCTTAGAAAACTCATTCCCACCTCTGAAAAG ATGGATAAGGCAGCTCTACTGAGAAGTGTGGTTGAGCATGTTAAAGATCTAAAAGGAAGAGCAAAAGAAATCAGCAATGGATTGAACACTCCTAGTGACATTGATGAAGTAATAATTGAGGAACAAGATGAAAGTTCTACAAACAAGGATAGCATATTTCTCAAGGTTTCTCTTTGTTGTGATGATCGACCTGAATTATTCTCAGAGCTAAACAGAGGGCTCAAGAACCTGAAACTAACAACTATGGAGGCTAATATAACTAGTTTGGGTGGAAGAATTAGGTGCATTTTCGTGGTTCAATCTATTAATGGTGTTTGCATTAATTCCCTCAAACAATCTCTTAGAGTGGTGCTTTCTAGGATTGCTACTTCCCCTTCTACTTCCAATTTTCGAATCAAAAGCAAGAGGCAGAGGTTCTTCTTGCCTCCTAATTATTCTTTGAGTTAA
- the LOC132609048 gene encoding LOW QUALITY PROTEIN: GDP-Man:Man(3)GlcNAc(2)-PP-Dol alpha-1,2-mannosyltransferase-like (The sequence of the model RefSeq protein was modified relative to this genomic sequence to represent the inferred CDS: inserted 1 base in 1 codon), translating into MVINGWRNRKKAVGVFHPYTNDGGGGERVLWCAVKAIQDENPNLDCVIYTGDHDASPDSLTGRALDRFGVKLIHPPKVVHLHRXKWVEETTYPRFTVIGQSFGSIYLAWEALCKYTPLYYFDTSGYAFTYPVARVFGCKVFRYTHYPTISLDMLSRVRGRSSMYNNDSLIAKSAPLSRFKVIYYTLFSWLYSIVGSCAHLAMVNSSWTQSHIGKLWGIRARIRRVYPPCDTSRLQALPQKSMKPPKIVSVAQFRPEKAHPLQLEAFVVALKKLDQDLPRPKIQLVGSCRNEADETRLQNLKDLAIKLDVDDHVEFHKNVLYSDLVRLLGGVVAGIHSMTDEHFGISVVEYMAVGAIPIAHNSAGPRMDIVLPEDGKKTGFLAQSVEEYADAIIEVIKMTENERLEMAAAARKRASMFSEQRFFEDFKAAVRPIFYDGTK; encoded by the exons ATGGTAATCAATGGGTGGAGAAACAGAAAGAAGGCTGTTGGGGTCTTCCACCCATACACCAACGACGGAGGTGGTGGAGAACGAGTCTTGTGGTGCGCCGTGAAAGCAATCCAAGATGAAAACCCAAATCTAGATTGTGTCATATATACAGGAGATCATGATGCTTCTCCTGACAGCCTTACTGGTCGTGCCCTTGATCGATTTGGAGTCAAATTAATCCACCCTCCTAAG GTGGTCCATCTGCATA AGAAATGGGTCGAAGAAACCACTTACCCTCGTTTCACAGTGATTGGTCAAAGCTTTGGATCGATTTACCTTGCTTGGGAAGCTTTGTGCAAATATACACCTTTATATTACTTTGATACCAGTGGATATGCTTTTACTTATCCAGTTGCCCGTGTATTTGGATGCAAAGTTTTTCGCTATACTCATTATCCAACTATCAGTTTAGACATGCTGTCTCGTGTTCGTGGGCGCAGCTCAATGTACAACAATGATTCCTTGATTGCCAAAAG TGCGCCACTATCCCGGTTCAAGGTCATTTATTATACATTGTTTAGCTGGCTATATAGCATCGTTGGTTCCTGTGCACACCTTGCAATGGTTAATTCTTCATGGACTCAATCTCATATCGGGAAGCTGTGGGGAATAAGAGCTCGAATTAGGCGTGTGTATCCTCCTTGTGATACTTCTAGGCTCCAG GCGCTTCCACAAAAGTCAATGAAGCCTCCAAAGATAGTATCTGTGGCTCAGTTCCGTCCAGAGAAG GCACACCCACTCCAACTTGAGGCGTTTGTAGTTGCCCTCAAAAAGTTAGACCAAGATCTGCCAAGGCCGAAAATCCAACTAGTGGGTAGTTGTAGGAATGAAGCGGATGAGACAAGGTTGCAAAATTTGAAGGATCTAGCCATTAAACTGGATGTGGATGATCATGTTGAGTTCCATAAGAATGTCTTGTACAG TGATTTGGTCAGACTTCTGGGTGGTGTTGTAGCTGGAATCCATTCCATGACAGATGAGCACTTCGGCATAAGTGTGGTGGAATACATGGCTGTTGGCGCTATACCAATTG CACATAATTCAGCTGGGCCAAGGATGGATATTGTGTTACCAGAAGATGGAAAGAAAACTGGATTTCTTGCCCAGAGTGTAGAGGAATATGCTGACGCCATCATTGAAGTCATTAAGATGACAGAGAATGAGAGGCTGGAGATGGCTGCTGCTGCTAGGAAACGAGCCTCCATGTTTTCAGAGCAAAGGTTTTTTGAAGATTTTAAGGCTGCTGTACGACCAATCTTTTATGATGGTACCAAATGA